One stretch of Rhizoctonia solani chromosome 8, complete sequence DNA includes these proteins:
- a CDS encoding Retrotransposable element Tf2 protein: MLPEEVFANTSEEEVEIVTEIRSKLKEDPTLEPIIQFLTEDADNAPPSIQKAYRDYNWEEDLLWYRGKLVVPDLEALKEQLLKEFHDSPLAGHPGQQRMLKLVSRNYWWPGMKSSAKEWVECCPVCQANRRAHAPVISLKPLEVPPFPFHTISYDFITGFPKSQGFDAILVVIDSFSKFGHFIPTTKKVLSKGLAELFVLHVWKLHGLPVKTISDRGTTFTGKFLRALYQRLGIKPSFLLAYHPESDGQTERVNQFIEFYLRSYVAADHLDWASWLPLAEYAYNNAKHSATGKTPFELVYGRNLVMNPSNVPANVPEADNVADTLAQEWKEAESALRMTKERMAGTKGITLEFSIGEKVWLDAKNVEIHSNSNKLDPKRLGPFKITKKISSHAYCLELLVTMKIHNVFYVGLLSKVHKSPSQPLPEQPPPETIEGEEEYKVEQIIDSKRQRGKWFYLIKWKGYGPEDNSWEPEELLEHSQEEIKRFNQARLRKARDTAKSL, translated from the coding sequence ATGCTACCTgaagaagtctttgccaatacttcagaggaagaagttgaAATAGTTACAGAAATCCGCTCCAAACTCAAGGAAGACCCAACCCTGGAgcccatcatccaattcctgacagaagatgcagaCAATGCGCCTCCCTCTATTCAAAAAGCCTACCGAGACTacaattgggaagaagacctcctgtggtaccgcggaaaacTAGTAGTACCAGACTTGGAAGCCCTCAAGGAGCAACTATTgaaggaattccatgactccccactGGCAGGGCACCCCGGACAACAAAGGATGCTCAAACTTGTTAGCAGGAACTATTGGTGGCCCGGAATGAAATCTTCTgcaaaagaatgggttgaatgctgcCCAGTTTGCCAGGCTAATCGACGCGCACATGCTCCAGTTATCTCCCTGAAAcctctggaagttccccccttcccTTTCCACACAATTTCCTATGACTTTATCACAGGTTTCCCTAAGTCCCAAGGATTTGACGCAATTCTGGTAGTCAtagactccttctccaagtttggacacttcattccaactaccaagaaggTCTTGTCCAAGGGATTAGCGGAATTATTTGTCTTgcatgtgtggaaactccatggatTGCCAGTTAAGACAATATCAGACAGGGGAACCACATttacagggaaattcctgaGAGCTCtataccaacgccttgggatCAAGCCCTCATTCTTgttggcctaccacccggagtCAGACGGTCAAACGGAGAGGGTGAATCAATTCATCGAGTTCTACCTGAGATCATACGTAGCAGCAGACCACTTGGACTGGGCCTCCTGGTTGCCATTAGCGGAATAcgcgtacaacaacgctaAACACTCCGCCactgggaaaaccccctttgagttGGTTTATGGAAGGAACCTGGTCATGAACCCGtccaacgtcccagcaaacgtaccagaagctgACAACGTGGCTGATACCTTAGCACAAGAGTGGAAGGAAGCGGAATCCGCCCTGagaatgacaaaggaaagaatggcaggaaccaagggaaTAACCCTGGAATTTTCCATTGGAGAAAAAGTTTGGCTAGACGCAAAAAATGTGGAGATACATTctaactccaacaaactggaccccAAGCGCCTAGGTCCCTTCAAGATCAccaaaaaaatctccagccatgcGTATTGCCTGGAACTCCTGGTAAccatgaaaatccacaacgtattctatgtaggattactgtccaaagtccacaagtccccaagtcaaccactTCCGGAACAAcctcctcctgaaacaatagaaggagaggaggaatacaaagtagagcaaatcattgactctaaaAGACAACGtggaaagtggttctacttgatcaaatggaaagggtatggcccagaagacaactcatgggagccggaagaactgttggaacacagccaggaagagatcaagcgcttcaaccaagccagactcagaaaggctcgtgacaccgccaagagcctttaa
- a CDS encoding Retrotransposable element Tf2 protein translates to MLDGSSPQAGKIWKKAVLTFTYDGKKMTETFLICNTGSHAAILGLKWLDAHNPEIDWNTCTLSFPHTPPEHVAIAKEEEADQNPLEGVPSEYHQYAKVFGEEEFNKLPPHRHYNIGIELTKEGPLNSPLYSMTDAKSATLKDWLRDELKAGKIRPSKFLISSPVMFVPKKDGSCRLVVDYCCLNNQTKKNVYPLPRPNNLMAQLRGAKVFTKLDLQWGHNNVQVKEGNKWKTAFRTKYGLYKSLVMTFGLTNAPAAFQHFMNKLFKDLLNVCIIIYLDDILIYSKDDTSHAQHVHKVLRCLMENQLFCKASKCTFHVTLVEYLGIIVLDKGFSLDKLKIQAVQEWPTPTKVKEVQSFLGFANFLQRFVANFSHMARPLHNLVKKDTPWKWDIKEQEAFQGLKDAITNAPVLCHADPSKPYFLETDASGAALGSILSQQQGDGRLHPLGFLSESFKGAEQNYNTHNKELLAIICSFEYWRIFLEGTQHPITIFTNHCNLEYWKESRTFNQRHAQWHLLLAGYNFQIVYRPGKQLGKPDALSRQSDHADIPPEPQSMLPDPVFANIALVTPEKELQRQIELSLDQDKSLEEILQFLQNKSKTPPSIKRAFKDYKMEAGLLFYQGQIVVPDVGTLRTDLLCIFHNSPLAGHPGRQRTLELVLRNYYWPSIRSDTYWHVDSCETCQQIWKPKYASIPLQPLKLPSRPWQHVSYNMIVDLPRDGNNNSILVIVDSFTKYGIFVKCSKKLKAPKLAELFLEHVWKRHGMPEKTILDRGRVFNNKFLRALYKQLGIDPHFSSAYHPQSNGQTEQVNPSIEHFLRAYSGINQRDWTKWLPMAKFAYNNAVHSSTGKTPFKALYGWEPTLTPSNVPTNVPEADDLAETMEKQWREVESALQQSKQQMVDGESGAPVEFEVGEEAWLDAKNVNLKTLSPKLTEQRLGPFKVTKKISDRAYWLELPPTMRIHNVFYMGLLSKVKRDDKRTFENRPPPVTVDGEEEYEVEGITDMEERNGKWFFRVKWKGYGPEENTWEPRENLKNAEKFLKKYKKEMKKKALRGGAVS, encoded by the coding sequence atgcttgatgggtcaagcccccaggcaggaaaaatctggaagaaggcagtacTCACCTTCACctatgatggcaaaaagatgacggagaccttcctcatctgtaaTACTGGCAGTCATGCGGCCATCCTAggtttgaaatggttagatgcTCACAACCCGGAAATAGATTGGAACACgtgcaccctctccttcccacacactccaccagaacatgtggccattgccaaagaagaagaagctgatcagaaccctcttgaaggagtaccctctgaataccaccaatatgctaaggtgtttggagaagaagaattcaacaagcttcctccccataggcattacaatattgggattgaactcaccaaagaaggccccctcaattcccccctttacagtatgacagatgCCAAGTCTGCCACACTAaaagactggctcagggacgagttAAAGGCAGGAAAAATCCGCCCTAGCAAATTTTTGATTAGTTctcctgtcatgtttgtcccaaaaaaggatggctcttGCCGCCTGGTTGTAGACTATTGTTGCCTAAATAACCAGACTAAGAAAAACGTGTACCCACTACCCCGTCCcaacaacctcatggcccagctccgtggtgccaaggtcttcactaaATTAGACTTGCAATGGGGTCATAACAATGTCCAAGTTAAGGAgggcaacaaatggaagaccgccttccgcaccaagtatggtCTTTACAAGTCcttggtcatgacctttggcctgacaaatgcACCTGCggctttccaacacttcatgaacaagttATTCAAAGACTTGCTCAATGTATgcatcatcatttaccttgatgatatccttatttactccaaggatgacacATCACACGCACAACACGTTCACAAGGTATTACGTTGCCtaatggaaaaccaactattctgcaaggcctCCAAGTGTACATTCCATGTAACCTTGGTTGAATATCTAGGGATCATTGTAttggataagggttttagtctggataagctcaagatccaggcagttcaagaatggcccacgcccaccaaggttaaggaagtacaatctttccttggctttgccaacttcctccagcgctttgttgccaacttcagccacatggctaggccactacacaacctagtcaagaaagacacaccttggaaatgggatatcaaggaacaagaagctttcCAGGGACTAAaagacgccatcaccaacgccccagtcCTTTGCCACGCTGATCCATCCAAACCGTATTTCCTAGAGACAGATGCCTCTGGCGCAGCCCTGGgatccatactcagtcaacaacaGGGAGACGGCCGATTGCATCCGCTAGGGTTCCTGTCAGAGTCTTTCAAAGGTGCCGAGCAGAACTACAatacccacaataaggaacttcTTGCAATCATCtgttcctttgagtactggcgcatttTCCTAGAGGGAACTCAGCACCCAATCACCATATTCACCAATCACTGCAatttggaatactggaaggaatcacgcacattcaaccaacgccatgcacaatggcacttactccttgccggttataacttccaaattgtatacAGGCCAGGAAAACAATTGGGGAAGCCAGACGCCTTGTCACGGCAATCGGATCACGCGGATATCCCACCAGAGCCCCAGTCCATGTTACCAGATccggtatttgccaacatagCCTTAGTCACACCAGAAAAGGAGCTACAACGGCAGATTGAGTTGTCCCtggaccaagacaaatccctggaagaaatcctccaattcctgcagaacaagtccaaaacacccccctccatcaaacgcgcgttcaaagattacaagatggaggctggcctactgttctaccaaggacagattgtggtccctgacgttggaacaCTAAGGACAGATCTACTATGCATCTTCCACaatagccccttggcaggacatccaggaagaCAACGTACTCTAGAATTGGTCTTGCgtaattactactggcccagCATCCGTTCAGACACGTATTGGCACGTAGATTCCTGTGAAACTTGCCAGCAAATTTGGAAGCCTAAATACGCCTCCATCCCCCTGCAACCACTCAAACTCCCATCTAGGCCATGGCAACATGTTTCCTACAATATGATTGTGGACCTACCACGGGATGGAAACAACAACTCCATCCTGGTTATAGTAGATAGCTTCACTAAGTACGGCATCTTTGTTAAATGTTCCaaaaaactcaaggcacccaaACTTGCGGAGCTGTTTCTGGAacatgtatggaaacgccATGGGATGCCAGAAAAGACAATATTGGATAGAGGcagggtcttcaataacaagttcTTACGAGCCCTGTACAAGCAATTAGGCATTGATCCTCACTTCTCCTCTgcctatcacccccagagcaatggtcaaacagaacaagtaaACCCGTCCATTGAGCACTttctcagggcttactcagggattaatcaacgggactggacaaaATGGTTGCCTATGGCcaaatttgcatacaacaatgcagtCCACAGTAGCACAGGGAAAACACCgttcaaagccctgtacggGTGGGAACCTACCTTGACACCATCCAACGTCCCTAccaatgtaccagaagcagatgaccTAGCCGAGACAATGGAAAAACAATGGAGGGAAGTGGAATCCGCCCTGCAACAATCTAAGCAACAAATGGTTGACGGAGAAAGTGGGGCCCCAGTAGAATTTGaggttggagaagaagcatggCTTGATGCCAAGAACGTgaacctcaaaaccctaaGCCCAAAACTgacagaacaacgcttagggccattcaaggtcaccaaaaaaatctccgaccgcgctTACTGGCTTGAACTGCCTCCAACCATGCgtatccacaatgtcttctacatGGGACTCTtgtctaaagtcaaaagggatgacaaacgcacctttgaaaatcgcccccctccagtcactgtggatggggaagaggaatatgaggtaGAAGGAATaacggacatggaagaaaggaacggaaaatggttcttcagagtcaaatggaagggctatggtcCAGaggaaaacacgtgggaaccccgggagaacctcaaaaatgcggAAAAATTTTTAAAGAAGTACAAAAAAGAGATGAAGAaaaaggcccttagagggggggcagtgtcgtag
- a CDS encoding Retrotransposon gag protein has protein sequence MATRSQTASQAQSPFNQGYMEPALPPTTSVKYGKVSLEQVTQLLLSLLGQVKRLEQEIAKIKEAGVKTRTNVKNISQTVDVVKDGLKSLQFHGPCTPKGPQTKAVEETPRPLPKAKPIGLTSGAPFWTEPSRAPPGLAQPTPRRAAPPQAPSPPSSPRLRSPIGAPAPLPPAPAAHYPAPVKVDHPNAYTGKIGSKAKQWLTRMLARTRLNLRMFPTNQEVLSFLLMNMKDSAGAWAHPHLDQLGSHRAIIQTVKGFKLEFLAAFGDPDATRAAERKITTLTQSGTCADYITKFRTLAMELDWNDAALRGQFARGLHWEVSRQIATCKHRPRTLLELQNAALVINNALQEERASHPPKDSKSSRPPNPARGTSTGQSTTGSKKLSDDPNFVSEEEQNCRRAAGACIKCGKMGHKFAECRTGWKATPIEDKGKDKETAKIGKDSKYQLGKE, from the coding sequence atggctaCCCGCTCCCAGACGGCCTCTCAAGCTCAATCCCCGTTCAATCAGGGATACATGGAACCCGCACTTCCGCCAACCACCTCTGTCAAATATGGCAAGGTATCCCTTGAACAAGTCACACAACTCCTCCTcagcctccttggccaagtcaaacgcCTTGAGCAAGAAATTGCcaagatcaaggaagcaggagTCAAAACACGGACAAACGTCAAAAACATCTCCCAAaccgttgatgttgtcaaggatgggcttaagTCCCTTCAGTTCCATGGTCCCTGCACACCCAAAGGACCCCAAACCAAGGctgtggaagaaacgccacgccccctaccaaaagccaagcctattggattgacTAGTGGGGCCCCCTTCTGGACAGAACCATCCAGGGCCCCACCCGGCCTGGCCcagccaaccccaagaagagccgCTCCCCCGCAAGCACCATCTCCCCCttcatctccgcgtctccgatccccgattggagcacctgcccctctccctccggctccagcagcccacTACCCtgctccggtcaaggttgaccaccccaatgcctacacaggcaaaatagggagcaaggcaaagcagtggctgaccaGGATGCTGGCCAGGACCCGCCTTAACTTGCGGATGTTTccaaccaatcaggaggttctatccttcctcctgatgaacatgaaggattccgctggggcctgggcccatccccaccttgaccagcttggatcacaccggGCCATCATTCAAACGGTCAAAGGGTTCAAGTTGGAGTTTTTGGCAGCGTTTggcgaccctgatgccacaagggccgctgaGCGGAAGATTACCACACTCACACAGTCCGGCACATGTGCGGACtatattacaaagttcagaaccttagccatggaactggactggaatgacgcggcccttagaggccagtttgcccgtggcctccactgggaggtcagccgccagaTTGCAACCTGCAAACACCGTCCCCGTACCCTCCtagagctgcaaaacgcagcacttgtcatcaatAACGCCCTCCAAgaggagcgtgctagccatccgccaaaggatagtaagtctagcagaccacccaaccccgcaagggggacgagtactGGCCAGTCAACCAccggttcaaagaaactctccgacGATCCTAACTTTGTGTCGGAGGAAGAACAAAattgccgccgcgccgcaggcgcctgcatcaaatgcggcaaaatgggccacaagtttgcggaatgccgcacgggctggaaagccacccctattgaggacaaggggaaggataaggaaactgccaaaattggcaaagactccaagtaccaattgggaaaagagtaa
- a CDS encoding Retrotransposable element Tf2 protein — translation MAEFAYNNAVHSSTGKTPFKALYGWEPTLTPSNVPTDVPEANDLAVTMEAQWREVKAALRQSKIQMTAGESGTPLEFEIGEEAWLDAKNVNLKTLSPKLTEQRLGPFKVTKKISDRAYQLELPPTMRIHNVFYVGLLSKVKRDDKQTFKNRPPPVTVDGEEEYKVEGITNAEERNGKLFFWEDMRKKALGAAKALRGGAVL, via the exons atggcggaatttgcttACAATAACGCAGTACATAGCAGTACAGGGAAAACACCGTTCAAGGCCCTATATGGCTGGGAACCCACCTTGACACCGTCCAACGTCCCAACAgatgtaccagaagccaaTGACCTTGCGGTaacaatggaagcacaatggagaGAAGTCAAAGCTgccctccggcaatcaaagataCAAATGACTGCCGGGGAATCAGGAACCCCCTTagaatttgagattggagaggaagcatggcttgacgccaaaaatgtcaacctcaagaccctgagcccaaagctaacagaacaacgcttaggcCCATTCAAAGTTACCAAGAAAATATCTGACCGCGCTTACCAGCTTGAACTTCCCCCAACAATGCGCATTCACAATGtgttctatgtgggacttctatctaaagtcaaaagggacgaCAAACAAACCTTCAAAAACCGCCCGccaccagtcactgtggacggagaggaagaatacaaggtagaaGGAATAACCAACGCAGAAGAACGCAACGGGAAATTGTTCTtttgg GAGgacatgagaaagaaggcccttggcgctgccaaggccctcagagggggggcagtgttgtag
- a CDS encoding Retrotransposon-derived protein PEG10, whose product MASRSRPPSQACSPIDQGELGPFLPPASPELSKVSLKRVIRLLWGLQSQVCTNIKNVSQTVNAVKDGLAQLQHSRGPHTPEEQKPPAVEETPRAVPKVEPVGKTQPFLGAPAPILSAGAPRRDPLTLFNPYPSSSFPLGPAPAPQGPPPAPVIAPAQPPAPSTVKVDHPDAFKGKIGLEAKQWLTQMLAWVCLNQRQFPLDLEVLSFLLMNMTEAGGAWAHPHLDQLGSHRALIQTMDEFKVKFLAAFGNPDATRAAEQNITSLTQTGTCAKYITKFRTLQMELDWNDAALCGQFARGLHWEVQRQIATRERQPRTLRELQDASLIINNTLQEERASHPQQGNKPGKTSTTPNRGASTGQQATKTGPLSSNPNYVLEEERNRCRTEGLCATPKEDKGKAKETAKIGEDSKYQLGKK is encoded by the exons ATGGCAAGCCGCTCCCGGCCGCCCTCTCAAGCCTGCTCCCCTATTGATCagggagagttgggacccttccttccgccagcctcccctgagctcaGCAAAGTATCTCTCAagcgggtcatccgcctcCTCTGGGGACTCCAGTCCCAA GTTTGCACCAACATCAAAAATGTTTCCCAAACGGTCAAtgctgtcaaggatgggcttgcccaactCCAGCACTCCCGGGGtccccacaccccagaagaacaaaaaccccctgCGGTGGAAGAAACACCCAGGGCCGTGCCAAAAGTTGAGCCTGTTGGCAAGACTCAACCtttccttggggccccagcccctatCCTCTCTGCAGGGGCCCCCAGGCGCGACCCCCTTACTCTCTTCAACCCCTatccctcctcctccttccctttgggaccggctccagcccCCCAGGGACCTCCACCTGCGCCTGTCATTGCCCCGGCgcagcctccagccccctccactgtaaaaGTGGATCATCCAGacgccttcaaaggcaaaataggcttggaggccaaacaatggctgacACAAATGTTAGCCTGGGTATGCCTGAACCAGAGGCAATTCCCCTTGGACTTGGAGGTCCTCAGTTTCCTCCTCATGAATATGACGGAGGCCGGCGGAGCCTGGGCTCATCCCCAtttggaccaactagggtcccaccgCGCACTCATCCAGACCATGGATGAATTCAAAGTCAAATTCCTGGCTGCTTTTGGCAACCCAGACGCAACCAGAGCAGCAGAGCAGAATATTACTTCCCTTACTCAGACCGGCACTTGTGCCAAATACATCACTAAGTTCCGCACTCTGCAAATGGAACTCGACTGGAATGACGCCGCACTTTGCGGCCAATTTGCGCGTGGGCTTCACTGGGAAGTCCAAAGACAAATTGCCACAAGGGAGAGGCAACCCCGCACCCTGAGGGAATTGCAAGATGCATCCCTCATTATCAACAACACCCTCCAAGAGGAacgcgccagccacccgcagCAGGGTAATAAGCCTGGCAAAACCTCAACCACCCCCAAccggggggcaagtaccggccaacaggccaccaaaaccggTCCCCTCTCCTCCAACCCTAACTATgtcttggaggaagaacgcaacCGCTGCCGCACAGAAGGCCTCTGT gctacccctaaggaggataaggggaaagccaaggaaaccgccaagattggcgaagactccaagtaccaattgggaaaaaaGTAA
- a CDS encoding Retrotransposable element Tf2 protein — MLDGTISQTGCIWHQVLLTVLANGHTHSIPFLVCPIGSTPAILGMTWLTSESPLIDWQQGSITFPEQVQIASEEEADQNPLADLPEQYHKFAKVFGEEEFKVLPPHREYNIAIDLIPDAKLSPGPIYGMTDAESKALKQHIDEELATGKIRPSTSLAGAPVMFVKKADGSLRLVVDYRKLNDVTHKNVYPLPRQDNLMAKLRHAKEGDKWKTAFRTKYGLFEYLVMPFGLTNAPAAFQHFMNNLFRDLIDVTVVIYLDDILIFSEKPKDHPTHVREVLSRLLKNQLFCKLSKCHFHVTTVDYLGIVISPAGFSMDQKKIEAVTSWPTPKTVKQVQAFLGFVNYLRRFIPNFSLVARSLHNLTKKESLWSWGNSEEAAFQELKALVTKSPVLIHSNPELPYYLETDASGVAMGAILSQQGEDNHLHPVAYMSKSFSGAEANYNTHDKELLAIIKALEEWRIFLEATDKPIQVFTDHRNLEYWMQAQTFNRRHAHWRIFLSDFNFEIHY; from the exons atgttagatggtaccatttcacagactggttgcatttggcaccaggtactcctcacggttttggccaatggccacacccattccattcctttcctagtTTGCCCAATAGGCAGCACCCCGGcaatacttggcatgacctgGCTCACAAGTGAATCCCCGCTAATTGACTGGCAGCAAGGGTCAATCACATTCCCAGAACAAGTCCAGATTgcatcagaagaagaagcagaccaaAATCCATTAGCTGACTTACCTGAGCAATATCAcaaatttgctaaagtctttggggaagaagagttcaaAGTCTTACCCCCCCATAGGGAATACAATATAGCCATTGACCTAATACCGGACGCCAAACTCTCACCTGGGCCCATTTacggcatgactgacgcagaatccaaggcactgaaacaacacattgatgaggagctggcaacaggcaagatccgccctagtacctccttggCAGGtgccccggtcatgtttgtgaaaaaggcagacggatcccTCAGGCTAGTtgttgattacaggaagctgaatgacgtCACCCATAAGAACGTATATCCTTTACCAaggcaggacaacctcatggctaaacttAGACATGCCAAA gaaggtgacaaatggaaaacggccttcagaaccaaatatggcctatttgaatacctagttatgccttttggtcttaccaatgcccctgcagcgttccaacattttatgaacaactTATTTAGGGATCTTATTGACGTCACTGTGGTCATATACCTGGATGAcatactgatcttctcagagaaacccaaggaccacccaacccacgTCAGGGAAGTCTTATCACGGCTACTGAAGAATCagttgttctgtaaactctccaagtgccacttccacgtcacaaCAGTGgattaccttggtattgtcatttccccagctgggttctcaatggatcagaagaagattgaggctgtCACCTCCTGGCCCACGCCCAAGActgtcaaacaggtccaggcctttctaggctttgtcaactacctcaggcgcttcatccccaacttcagcttgGTTGCACGCTCCCTCCAtaatctcaccaaaaaggaatccCTCTGGTCATGGGGCAATTCAGAAGAAGCTGCATTCCAAGAATTGAAGGCTTTGGTCACAAAATCTCCGGTCCTAATTCATTCCAACCCTGAACTCCCTTACtacttggaaacagatgcatcaggagtagccatgggggccattctcagccaacaaggagaagacaaTCATTTACATCCggttgcatatatgtccaaatctTTTTCAGGGGCTGAAGCTAACTACAatacccatgacaaggagcttctgGCAATCATTAAAGCCCTGGAAGAGTGGaggatcttcttggaagccaCGGACAAACCAATCCAAGTCTTTACAGATCATAGGAATCtagagtactggatgcaggcacaaacGTTTAACCGCAGACATGCCCACTGGAGaatattcctgagcgatttcaattttgaaatacactattga
- a CDS encoding Retrotransposon gag protein: MTDKAANWALPIIGNIIKGKGNPPTTIQALMAKFKEAFANPDAKRAATRKIAALTQTMTTSEYVTEFRNLIAELDWNEEAYIAQFTCSLHWKVKELLSTKDNIPDKLEAIFAASIKIDNTRWENEENQPKKLPAKSLATVATTSTSTTTTRVRLSEDPNYVTPEERDRRRASGLCIKCGQKGHGIKQCPNGWKATIKEVAKVAEEEGLGKD; encoded by the coding sequence atgacagataaaGCCGCCAACTGggctctccccatcattggaaatatcatcaagggcaagggtaacCCTCCTACCACTATCCAGGCCCtaatggccaaattcaaggaggcatttgccaACCCTGACGCCAAAAGGGCGGCCACCAGGAAGATTGCTGCGTTGACTCAGACCAtgaccacgtctgagtacgttacagagttccgcaaccttaTTGCGGAGCTTGACTGGAATGaagaggcgtacattgcccaattcacgtgcagccttcactggaaggtcaaggagctcctgtccaccaaggacaacatccccGACAAGCTGGAGGCTATATTCGCCGCCTCCATCAAAATTGATAACACACGTTGGGAAAATGAAGAgaaccaacccaagaagctccctgccaagtccctggccaccgtggccaccacatccacctccaccacaacaacgagggtccgcctatcagaagacccaaattacgttaccccggaggaaagggaccgccgccgcgcatcagGTCtttgcatcaagtgcggccaaaagggACATGGcatcaagcagtgccccaatggctggaaagccaccatcaAAGAAGTTGCCAAAGTGGCAGAAGAGGAGggattgggaaaagactga